A stretch of Natronococcus sp. CG52 DNA encodes these proteins:
- a CDS encoding ArsR family transcriptional regulator yields MSATTLSERCGVSEPTIYRRLEDLRECDLLIERTKLDTDGGHHRTMYATNFERLTVELRDGQLVLEVDRREDPADRFTRLIEGM; encoded by the coding sequence ATGTCAGCAACCACACTGAGCGAACGCTGTGGCGTCTCCGAACCGACGATCTACCGCCGTCTGGAGGATCTTCGGGAGTGCGACCTGCTCATTGAGCGGACGAAACTCGATACGGACGGCGGCCATCATCGAACCATGTACGCGACAAACTTCGAACGACTCACGGTCGAGCTTCGAGACGGACAGTTAGTTCTCGAGGTTGATCGCCGTGAGGATCCAGCCGATCGATTCACGCGGCTTATCGAGGGGATGTGA
- a CDS encoding DUF7521 family protein produces the protein MRLPLLQLWEPAMPPDWVIVFQQGTQILSVIIGIFIAYQAYRGYRRNNSRPMLFIALGFVLVLAVPFCIFLLYGIFPGIPVAVVIIASQSSQVSGLLAILYALWMPP, from the coding sequence GTGCGCCTTCCGCTCCTCCAACTCTGGGAGCCTGCGATGCCACCGGACTGGGTCATTGTGTTCCAACAGGGGACACAGATCCTGAGCGTTATCATTGGCATCTTCATCGCGTATCAGGCCTACCGCGGCTACAGACGGAACAACAGCCGTCCGATGCTATTCATCGCACTCGGTTTCGTGCTCGTACTTGCCGTCCCGTTCTGCATCTTCCTCCTGTACGGAATTTTTCCGGGTATACCAGTAGCAGTGGTCATCATCGCCTCACAATCGAGTCAGGTGTCAGGGCTGCTAGCGATACTGTATGCTCTCTGGATGCCACCGTAA
- the dph2 gene encoding diphthamide biosynthesis enzyme Dph2: MSQESEYSEGDLRNVGMSLKHDREWDYELDRILEAIEERDAAKVGLQFPEGLKRRGPKVADDLRELADDDVTFMLSGQPCYGACDLDTYLMKRTDVFVHFGHSPMKNTDKVIYVPLFSNVEVQPIMEEALDTLEDPEETEGVGLVTTAQHMNRYEEMTEFLEERGYEVQSRRGDDRLTHEGQVLGCNYASADVPADQVLYVGGGKFHPLGLAMEHPDKHVVIADPVNNVVTPADTEKFMKQRYGAVHRAMDAEKWGVIFCTKIGQGRWEQAEQILDDNDNAYLITMDEVTPDRLRNFDMDAFVNTGCPRITTDDGPQFHKPMLTPGEYEIAVGNKPLEDLSFDTFHGTW; encoded by the coding sequence ATGAGCCAGGAGTCGGAGTACAGCGAAGGGGACCTCAGAAACGTGGGGATGAGCCTCAAGCACGATCGAGAGTGGGACTACGAACTCGACCGCATCCTCGAGGCGATCGAGGAGCGCGACGCGGCGAAGGTCGGGCTGCAGTTTCCCGAGGGGCTGAAACGACGCGGTCCGAAGGTCGCGGACGACCTTCGCGAACTCGCCGACGACGACGTGACGTTCATGCTCTCGGGCCAGCCGTGTTACGGCGCCTGTGACCTCGACACGTATCTGATGAAACGCACCGACGTGTTCGTCCACTTCGGCCACTCGCCGATGAAGAACACGGACAAGGTGATCTACGTCCCGCTGTTCTCGAACGTCGAAGTGCAGCCGATCATGGAGGAGGCTCTCGACACGCTCGAGGACCCCGAGGAGACCGAGGGCGTCGGCCTCGTCACCACGGCCCAGCACATGAACCGCTACGAGGAGATGACCGAGTTCCTGGAAGAACGAGGCTACGAGGTCCAGAGCCGTCGCGGCGACGACCGACTCACGCACGAGGGCCAGGTCCTGGGCTGCAACTACGCGAGCGCTGACGTACCCGCGGACCAGGTACTCTACGTCGGCGGCGGCAAGTTCCACCCGCTCGGTCTGGCGATGGAACACCCCGACAAACACGTCGTCATCGCCGACCCGGTCAACAACGTCGTCACTCCCGCGGACACGGAGAAATTCATGAAACAGCGCTACGGTGCGGTCCACCGCGCGATGGACGCCGAGAAGTGGGGCGTCATCTTCTGTACGAAGATCGGGCAGGGTCGCTGGGAGCAGGCCGAGCAGATTCTCGACGACAACGACAACGCCTACCTCATCACGATGGACGAGGTGACCCCCGACCGGCTCCGAAACTTCGACATGGACGCGTTCGTCAACACCGGCTGTCCGCGGATCACGACCGACGACGGCCCGCAGTTCCACAAGCCGATGCTGACGCCCGGCGAGTACGAGATCGCCGTCGGCAACAAGCCGCTCGAGGATCTCTCGTTCGACACGTTCCACGGCACCTGGTAG
- a CDS encoding superoxide dismutase, whose translation MTNDSILPTGQRRDVLQTIGGLTGLALVGSTATAEEDSDATENGRYALPELPYEYDALEPHIDERIVELHHSEHHQAYVEGANAALDEFEEMRSGGDFEDIKAAKRDFSFNFSGHVNHTVFWQNMSPDGGGEPDGELRSALEEQFGSFEAFRDEFTAAAENVEGGGWAMLFYEPVADLLVIGQVESQNELAHQGAIPILTLDVWEHAYYLQYENDRGAYVEEWWNVVDWTDVCRRYNLLTQVRADEVSSDAADEAHD comes from the coding sequence ATGACGAACGACTCGATTCTCCCGACGGGACAACGCCGCGACGTTCTCCAAACGATCGGCGGGCTCACCGGCCTCGCGCTAGTGGGATCGACCGCGACGGCCGAGGAGGACTCCGACGCGACGGAGAACGGACGGTACGCTCTACCGGAACTTCCCTACGAGTACGACGCGCTCGAGCCCCACATCGACGAGCGCATCGTGGAACTCCATCACAGCGAGCACCACCAGGCGTACGTGGAGGGGGCGAACGCTGCGCTCGATGAGTTCGAGGAGATGCGCTCCGGCGGCGATTTCGAGGATATCAAGGCCGCAAAGCGGGACTTCTCCTTTAATTTCTCCGGCCACGTCAACCACACCGTCTTCTGGCAGAACATGAGCCCCGACGGCGGCGGCGAACCCGACGGCGAACTGCGCTCGGCGCTCGAGGAGCAGTTCGGTTCGTTCGAGGCGTTCCGAGACGAGTTCACCGCGGCCGCGGAGAACGTCGAAGGCGGCGGGTGGGCGATGCTGTTCTACGAACCCGTCGCGGACCTCCTGGTGATCGGACAGGTCGAGTCCCAGAACGAACTGGCTCACCAGGGTGCGATTCCGATCCTGACCCTCGACGTCTGGGAACACGCCTACTACCTCCAGTACGAGAACGACCGCGGCGCTTACGTCGAGGAGTGGTGGAACGTCGTCGACTGGACCGACGTCTGCCGTCGCTACAACCTTCTGACCCAGGTCCGAGCGGACGAGGTGTCGAGCGATGCAGCCGACGAAGCGCACGACTGA
- a CDS encoding MBL fold metallo-hydrolase: MTRSDWDDWLVRDIEAATPGGVSIWYLGCNGFVLKDREGTTIFIDPYVGLGDPPRTVRMIPVPFDPADVAETDAILATHEHTDHVHGPSQAPILENTGATLYGPDDSLAVAREDENWTEEWDITDEQFTEVSEGESLDIGAFTLHVEEAHDPDATNPVSYVLEHDAGTFFHGGDTKPTEEFERIGAEYDIDLGALAFGTVGQIPDKETGEPKRTRWYNDENQIVEAAAALELEALLPSHWDMWRGLTSDPKVLHHHAKSFEYPRRLELVEIGDRVDL; encoded by the coding sequence ATGACGCGAAGCGACTGGGACGACTGGCTCGTCCGCGACATCGAAGCGGCGACACCGGGCGGCGTTTCGATATGGTATCTCGGCTGTAACGGATTCGTACTCAAGGACCGCGAGGGAACGACGATCTTCATCGATCCCTACGTCGGCCTCGGCGATCCGCCACGAACCGTTCGCATGATTCCGGTGCCGTTCGATCCGGCGGACGTGGCCGAGACGGACGCGATCCTCGCGACCCACGAGCACACGGACCACGTCCACGGACCGAGCCAGGCGCCGATCCTCGAGAACACCGGTGCGACCCTGTACGGACCGGACGACAGCCTGGCGGTCGCACGCGAGGACGAGAACTGGACCGAGGAGTGGGACATAACCGACGAGCAGTTCACCGAAGTTAGCGAAGGAGAGAGTCTCGACATCGGAGCGTTCACCCTTCATGTCGAGGAGGCACACGATCCGGACGCGACCAATCCCGTCAGTTACGTCCTCGAGCACGACGCGGGAACGTTCTTCCACGGCGGCGACACGAAACCGACCGAGGAGTTCGAACGGATCGGCGCGGAGTACGACATCGACCTCGGCGCGCTCGCCTTCGGTACCGTCGGCCAGATCCCCGACAAGGAGACGGGAGAGCCGAAACGGACGCGCTGGTACAACGACGAGAACCAGATCGTCGAGGCGGCGGCCGCCCTCGAACTCGAGGCGCTCCTGCCGAGTCACTGGGACATGTGGCGCGGTCTGACCTCTGATCCGAAGGTGCTCCACCACCACGCGAAGAGTTTCGAGTACCCGCGCCGACTGGAACTCGTCGAGATCGGCGATCGCGTCGACCTCTGA
- a CDS encoding prolipoprotein diacylglyceryl transferase, with the protein MSSTADTDDVIEVSADGLTVRKRFAADEFPVPAIRFEIESDHDEPVTFRLSEEIPESFPMDKVGFHPDYYSDDWTAFQDNHVEFTGTLESGEPLVTVYGIRIDDESVVTEFLTEPTVVEVSSEDAADSDADAISDDVIETIVGDDRNQAVKDMISGESDSVPGLEDEEDLDLDLEDGVDSTDEGTEREDDEPDIALGFEEDEIPEAEEDEAIEAAPPDEQSLDLGLETDEADDDPEPSELDLGLEDDADIEPSEDTAPDDVETDTETAAEERPDVDTEDGDGGTETAVGDDDADEADLEAGEADEEPAAESPPTDVEDTDAEPATPDEPPIADEDEGLDDESTAEANETDAAEDESADEPAIALEGSIGDRLATEIRQGIVDEEDLEVLRSELHLEPSGSETAKVEHLQSRVEEVAAYTDALEAFLDEQGTGEQLIEELRDELASFEDDIAAMDDRLEGTESRVDGVETDVESLTDWTADLETDLGEVTDDVETVETDLENVNDDVETVDERVDDLADDVDDLEDDLADVREGLTDIQDWRDQLGSMFSDS; encoded by the coding sequence ATGAGTAGCACCGCCGACACGGACGACGTGATCGAGGTCAGTGCCGATGGGTTGACCGTCCGAAAGCGGTTCGCGGCCGACGAGTTTCCCGTCCCGGCGATCAGGTTCGAGATCGAGTCGGACCACGACGAACCGGTCACATTCCGCCTCTCCGAGGAGATCCCCGAATCGTTCCCGATGGACAAGGTCGGATTCCACCCCGACTACTACAGCGACGACTGGACGGCGTTCCAGGACAACCACGTCGAGTTCACCGGGACGCTCGAATCCGGCGAACCGCTCGTAACCGTCTACGGAATCCGGATCGACGACGAGAGCGTCGTGACCGAGTTCCTCACGGAGCCGACGGTCGTCGAGGTCAGTTCCGAGGACGCGGCCGACTCGGACGCCGACGCGATCAGCGACGACGTCATCGAGACGATCGTCGGAGACGACCGCAATCAGGCGGTCAAAGACATGATCTCGGGCGAGTCCGATTCCGTTCCGGGCCTCGAGGACGAGGAAGATCTGGATCTCGATCTCGAGGACGGCGTGGACTCGACCGACGAGGGAACGGAGCGCGAGGACGACGAGCCGGACATCGCACTTGGGTTCGAAGAGGACGAGATCCCCGAAGCAGAGGAGGACGAGGCGATCGAAGCCGCGCCGCCGGACGAGCAATCACTCGATCTCGGTCTGGAGACCGACGAAGCCGACGACGACCCGGAGCCGTCCGAACTCGATCTCGGCCTCGAGGACGACGCCGATATCGAGCCATCGGAAGACACCGCACCCGACGACGTCGAGACAGACACGGAGACCGCCGCCGAGGAGAGACCGGACGTCGACACCGAGGACGGAGACGGTGGTACGGAGACCGCAGTCGGTGACGACGACGCGGACGAGGCCGATCTCGAGGCCGGCGAAGCCGACGAGGAGCCGGCAGCCGAATCGCCGCCGACGGACGTCGAAGACACTGACGCTGAACCGGCCACACCTGACGAGCCGCCCATAGCTGACGAGGACGAGGGCCTCGACGACGAGTCGACCGCCGAAGCGAACGAGACCGACGCGGCAGAAGACGAGTCCGCCGACGAACCCGCTATTGCACTCGAGGGTTCGATCGGCGATCGACTCGCAACCGAGATTCGCCAGGGAATCGTCGACGAGGAGGATCTCGAGGTCCTCCGTTCGGAACTCCATCTCGAGCCTTCGGGGTCGGAGACCGCGAAGGTCGAGCATCTCCAGTCACGGGTCGAGGAGGTCGCCGCCTACACCGACGCGCTGGAAGCGTTCCTCGACGAACAGGGAACCGGCGAACAGCTAATCGAAGAACTTCGAGACGAGTTGGCATCGTTCGAGGACGACATCGCCGCGATGGACGACCGACTCGAGGGCACCGAATCGCGCGTCGACGGTGTCGAAACCGACGTCGAGTCGCTGACCGACTGGACCGCCGACCTGGAAACCGATCTGGGCGAGGTCACGGACGACGTCGAGACCGTAGAGACCGACCTCGAAAACGTAAACGACGACGTCGAAACGGTCGACGAACGCGTCGACGACCTCGCAGACGACGTGGACGACCTCGAGGACGATCTCGCGGACGTCCGGGAAGGGCTGACGGACATTCAGGACTGGCGCGATCAGCTTGGTTCGATGTTCTCGGACAGCTGA
- a CDS encoding tyrosine-type recombinase/integrase encodes MATRTDAPEEVADPIAYFLDDQRYHGKSERTLVAYERVLRQFEEFVRDRFDDGEGVSAIGRRECMAWVHSLRDRFEPSTIATYASYLNRFYDYMTQVGVFEENPMVLVMEELSESIDTNPTRRDISVPEMRSFVDSVSHPLERAVIVTHLKTGMRVGELCNLDLRDCHLEVPELDLEWTPRVQLERRPASVFVAAEPARGRIVNGEERSASNKRERDTVIPVDAELRRALLEWVAIRPDPVSPAEPLFLNTRGAWGERLQPSDVRSIVEKHARERGWYRTGGGATENVTPHYFRHFFTTHLRDRTGDRGVVKYLRGDVASDVIDTYTHNWGDQVRTVYEANIYSLL; translated from the coding sequence ATGGCAACTAGGACCGACGCGCCCGAGGAGGTCGCGGATCCGATCGCGTACTTCCTCGACGACCAGCGCTATCACGGGAAGAGCGAACGGACGCTCGTGGCCTACGAGCGCGTCCTCCGGCAGTTCGAGGAGTTCGTTCGCGACCGCTTCGACGACGGCGAGGGCGTCTCCGCGATCGGCCGGCGCGAGTGCATGGCCTGGGTGCACTCGCTCCGCGATCGGTTCGAACCGAGCACGATCGCGACGTACGCGTCCTATCTCAACCGGTTCTACGACTACATGACCCAGGTCGGCGTCTTCGAAGAAAATCCGATGGTACTGGTGATGGAGGAACTCTCGGAGTCCATCGACACGAATCCGACTCGTCGGGACATTTCGGTGCCGGAGATGCGGTCGTTCGTCGATTCGGTCTCCCACCCGCTCGAGCGCGCCGTGATCGTCACCCACCTGAAAACGGGGATGCGCGTCGGCGAACTCTGTAATCTCGACCTACGGGATTGTCACCTCGAGGTGCCGGAACTCGATCTCGAGTGGACGCCGCGCGTCCAGCTCGAGCGCCGTCCGGCGTCGGTGTTCGTCGCCGCGGAGCCCGCTCGCGGTCGGATCGTCAACGGCGAGGAGCGAAGCGCCTCGAACAAGCGCGAGCGGGACACGGTGATTCCCGTCGACGCCGAACTCCGACGAGCGCTGCTCGAGTGGGTAGCGATCCGTCCGGACCCGGTTTCACCGGCCGAGCCGCTGTTCCTCAACACCAGGGGCGCCTGGGGAGAGCGACTGCAGCCGTCCGACGTTCGGTCCATCGTCGAAAAACACGCTCGCGAACGCGGCTGGTATCGAACGGGCGGAGGTGCGACGGAAAACGTGACGCCCCACTACTTTAGACACTTCTTCACGACGCACCTCCGGGATCGAACGGGAGATCGCGGCGTCGTCAAGTACCTCCGCGGCGACGTCGCCAGCGACGTCATCGATACCTACACGCACAACTGGGGCGACCAGGTGCGGACGGTCTACGAGGCGAACATCTATTCGCTTCTGTAG
- a CDS encoding DUF5805 domain-containing protein: MSDSADTSRAVVKTYVPSYQKSEWQDHADDLEMSQSEYVRTMVQAGRRGFEGDREEPGSPDENPRGNGLETRVLELLSSDTYSWNELLEAVSDDIESRLDDALEQLQAENRIRYSGRHGGYTMVGDDGN, translated from the coding sequence ATGAGTGATTCGGCCGATACTTCCCGCGCCGTCGTCAAGACCTACGTCCCGTCTTATCAGAAATCCGAGTGGCAGGATCACGCCGACGATCTCGAGATGAGTCAGAGCGAGTACGTCCGAACGATGGTCCAGGCCGGCCGTCGCGGCTTCGAGGGCGATCGCGAGGAACCCGGTTCTCCGGACGAAAACCCTCGGGGTAACGGCCTCGAAACACGCGTCCTCGAATTACTCTCGTCTGACACGTATTCGTGGAACGAACTCCTCGAGGCGGTCAGCGACGACATCGAGTCGCGGCTCGACGACGCGCTGGAACAGCTCCAGGCCGAGAACCGAATTCGGTACAGCGGTCGCCACGGCGGATACACGATGGTCGGGGACGATGGCAACTAG
- a CDS encoding PH domain-containing protein: protein MKKLHPVSIAVRSISRSVNVGLLFFIAGIVASPGGAGPNALSVGGMVLAGIVVAIVYEVAYYERFRYELTADTFDVASGVVARRDREVPLRRIQNVDIRQTVLSRALGVAAVHIETAGGGQTEVSLQYVGEDEARRLRRQLRHGERAEDERETATDETDRDAVDDESDAEEELLFEIQPRELAILSVFTIDPGASLLGGIALSFVSGFDPTTLIPVDLVEGIPGPGSGVAAIAWAVLLFLLAAWVVSAVLTFNRYYGFRLTRVDDELYYERGLIQRYSGTIPLEKVQTLTISERIPFRWFGYGALAVETAGYAPGQSGSRGSESAIPLARFDRVVGLARSIEPFGDVDLEAPPKRARERYGVRYLLVVAVVVGIGYLLASVTFVERWYLLAGLLALVPVAAHLKWSNRGYRAGDRYVLTRTGFWNRSTKVVPYYRVQAVVHTQSIFQRRRRLASVTADTASSASFLGRAAIAHDIDADRGLELQRHIEDHLQERLRARKRERTVGEWFQRSVSSDEDDRSETEST, encoded by the coding sequence ATGAAGAAACTCCATCCGGTGTCGATCGCGGTTCGCTCGATCTCGCGCAGCGTGAACGTCGGCCTGCTGTTTTTTATCGCGGGGATAGTCGCCTCTCCCGGCGGTGCCGGACCGAACGCCCTCTCGGTCGGCGGCATGGTTCTCGCCGGGATCGTCGTCGCGATCGTCTACGAGGTCGCCTACTACGAACGATTCCGGTACGAACTCACCGCGGACACGTTCGACGTCGCCTCGGGCGTCGTCGCGCGGCGCGATCGCGAGGTTCCGCTCCGGCGGATTCAGAACGTCGACATTCGACAGACGGTTCTCAGCAGGGCGCTCGGCGTCGCCGCCGTCCACATCGAAACCGCGGGCGGCGGACAGACGGAGGTTTCGCTGCAGTACGTCGGTGAAGACGAGGCCCGGCGGCTCAGACGGCAACTCCGTCACGGCGAACGGGCTGAGGACGAACGCGAAACGGCAACCGACGAGACCGATCGCGACGCGGTCGACGACGAGTCGGACGCCGAAGAGGAACTCCTCTTCGAGATTCAGCCTCGAGAACTCGCGATCCTGAGCGTGTTCACGATCGACCCCGGAGCCAGCCTCCTCGGCGGGATCGCCCTCTCGTTCGTCAGCGGCTTCGACCCGACGACGCTGATTCCGGTCGACCTCGTCGAGGGGATTCCCGGTCCCGGTAGCGGTGTCGCCGCGATCGCGTGGGCCGTTCTGCTCTTCTTGCTCGCCGCCTGGGTCGTGAGCGCCGTCCTGACCTTCAACCGGTACTACGGCTTCCGGCTCACGCGCGTCGACGACGAACTCTACTACGAGCGCGGGTTGATTCAGCGCTACAGCGGGACGATTCCGCTCGAGAAGGTCCAGACGCTGACGATCTCCGAACGAATTCCGTTCCGGTGGTTCGGCTACGGCGCGCTGGCCGTCGAAACCGCCGGCTACGCGCCCGGCCAGTCGGGAAGCCGCGGATCGGAGTCCGCGATTCCCCTCGCCAGGTTCGACCGGGTCGTCGGTCTCGCCCGCTCGATCGAACCCTTCGGCGACGTCGACCTCGAGGCGCCGCCGAAACGGGCGCGGGAGCGATACGGCGTCCGGTACCTCCTGGTCGTCGCCGTCGTGGTGGGCATCGGCTACCTGCTCGCCAGCGTCACGTTCGTCGAACGCTGGTACCTGCTCGCCGGCCTGCTCGCCCTCGTTCCGGTCGCCGCCCACCTGAAGTGGTCGAACCGCGGCTACCGCGCCGGCGACCGCTACGTCCTCACGCGGACCGGATTCTGGAACCGATCGACGAAGGTCGTCCCCTACTACCGCGTCCAGGCAGTGGTCCACACTCAGTCCATCTTCCAGCGCCGGCGGCGACTCGCCAGCGTCACGGCCGACACCGCGAGTTCCGCCTCGTTTCTCGGGCGAGCGGCCATCGCACACGATATCGACGCCGACAGGGGACTCGAGTTGCAGCGACACATCGAAGATCACCTGCAGGAACGACTTCGCGCGCGAAAACGAGAGCGAACGGTCGGCGAGTGGTTCCAGCGCTCGGTCTCGAGCGATGAGGACGATCGATCCGAGACCGAATCGACGTAG
- a CDS encoding PH domain-containing protein, whose translation MERLNPRVRVVWLIVAVFRAGLAGGFIVGGALLLSITDFWGNPPDLLVPGAVALAVILAIVRLVVAWLRYSVWRFEVQEDGLFIERGVFTRIKTVVPYVRVQHVDSRRSPLERTTGLSTVVVYTAGSRSADVAIPGLTPERAEKLREELRRLAIESEGEDAV comes from the coding sequence ATGGAACGACTCAACCCACGGGTCCGCGTCGTCTGGCTCATCGTGGCGGTTTTTCGGGCCGGTCTCGCGGGCGGCTTCATCGTGGGGGGAGCACTGCTGCTCTCTATCACCGATTTCTGGGGCAACCCACCGGACCTGCTCGTCCCGGGAGCCGTCGCGCTCGCCGTGATCCTGGCTATCGTTCGTCTCGTCGTCGCCTGGCTCCGCTACTCCGTCTGGCGGTTCGAGGTACAGGAAGACGGCCTGTTCATCGAGCGAGGCGTCTTCACTCGTATCAAAACGGTCGTCCCGTACGTCCGCGTCCAGCACGTCGACTCCCGGCGATCACCGCTCGAGCGGACGACCGGACTCTCGACGGTCGTCGTCTACACGGCGGGGTCTCGAAGCGCCGACGTAGCGATTCCCGGACTGACACCGGAACGAGCCGAGAAACTCCGCGAGGAACTGCGGCGACTCGCGATCGAGAGCGAGGGTGAAGACGCCGTATGA
- a CDS encoding DUF4395 domain-containing protein → MTSTRSQADRTTDSSVTLVDPRAPRFGQSITATLLLLGVGLSEPILVAAVAVILGVSVLSGWRLDLYRFLWQRIMIPLVGRPEHREAASPHRFAKLLGAAGTGLATLLLIADVPTLGFAVAALVGLAAGLAAATGFCLGCRMYRQVSFLRARDIV, encoded by the coding sequence GTGACCAGTACACGATCACAGGCCGATCGGACGACCGACTCGAGCGTCACGCTCGTCGACCCTCGAGCCCCCCGATTCGGCCAGTCGATTACCGCAACGCTCCTGTTACTCGGCGTCGGGCTGAGTGAGCCGATACTGGTCGCTGCTGTCGCCGTGATCCTCGGCGTCTCGGTGCTCTCCGGCTGGCGGCTCGACCTGTACCGGTTCCTCTGGCAACGGATCATGATCCCGCTCGTCGGTCGACCGGAGCACCGTGAGGCCGCGTCACCGCACCGATTCGCGAAACTCCTGGGTGCGGCGGGTACCGGACTCGCGACCCTGTTGCTCATCGCGGACGTCCCCACGCTCGGATTCGCCGTCGCTGCACTGGTCGGACTGGCTGCCGGACTCGCGGCGGCGACCGGTTTCTGTCTCGGCTGCCGGATGTATCGCCAGGTGTCGTTCCTTCGCGCTCGTGACATCGTCTGA
- a CDS encoding transcriptional regulator, which translates to MRTCRDCNQSFQTELALELHRDTCEKGQLFCQVCGERFREGDATQDGWHYDCPNEECDGTGLQDDLYQIDDLRTATH; encoded by the coding sequence ATGCGCACCTGTCGAGACTGTAATCAGTCGTTCCAGACGGAACTCGCGCTGGAACTCCACCGAGACACCTGCGAGAAAGGACAGCTGTTCTGTCAGGTCTGTGGCGAGCGATTCCGCGAGGGTGACGCGACCCAGGACGGCTGGCACTACGACTGTCCGAACGAAGAGTGCGACGGGACGGGACTGCAGGACGACCTGTACCAGATCGACGACCTCAGGACCGCAACGCACTGA
- a CDS encoding class II fumarate hydratase — translation MSEDYRVERDSLGEMQVPADAYWGAQTQRAIRNFPISGISFGRRFVRALGVVKKAAAQANRDLGLVADDVVEAIVEAADEVIAGEHDDQFPVDVFQTGSGTSSNMNANEVIANRAAELMGAEIGDRVVHPNDHVNYGQSSNDVIPTAMHVAALEAVEKDVIPALDTLREALEAKEEEFDDVVKTGRTHLQDATPVTLGQEFGGYRAQIQKGLDRVDKVRNHLAELALGGTAVGTGLNTHEEFPGRAAEYITKETGVQFREADNHFEAQAAHDAMSEAHGALRVVAGSLNKIANDLRLLASGPRNGLGEIEQPENQPGSSIMPGKINPVVAEAVNQVHKQVVGNDAAVSAGAAEGQIDLNLYKPVLAHNFLESAELISNSSRVFAERFVDPLEANREHCEDQVEQSMALATSLNVHIGYDKASEVAKTALKEDKTVREVVLEKGYLDEGEADEVLDPEKMTHRGILGQDD, via the coding sequence ATGAGCGAGGACTACAGAGTCGAACGCGACAGCCTCGGGGAGATGCAGGTGCCGGCAGACGCCTACTGGGGCGCCCAGACCCAGCGCGCAATCCGGAACTTCCCCATCTCGGGGATCAGCTTCGGCCGGCGGTTCGTCCGCGCGCTCGGCGTCGTCAAGAAGGCGGCCGCACAGGCCAACCGCGACCTCGGACTGGTCGCGGACGACGTCGTCGAGGCGATCGTCGAGGCCGCCGACGAGGTCATCGCCGGCGAGCACGACGACCAGTTCCCGGTCGACGTCTTCCAGACCGGTTCCGGCACCTCCTCGAACATGAACGCCAACGAGGTCATCGCCAACCGCGCCGCAGAGCTCATGGGCGCGGAGATCGGCGACCGCGTCGTCCACCCCAACGACCACGTCAACTACGGCCAGTCGTCAAACGACGTCATTCCGACCGCGATGCACGTCGCCGCCCTCGAGGCCGTCGAGAAAGACGTCATCCCGGCCCTCGATACGCTTCGGGAGGCGCTCGAGGCCAAAGAGGAGGAGTTCGACGACGTCGTCAAGACCGGTCGGACCCACCTGCAGGACGCCACGCCCGTCACGTTAGGCCAGGAGTTCGGCGGCTACCGCGCGCAGATCCAGAAGGGACTCGACCGCGTCGACAAGGTCCGAAATCACCTCGCGGAGCTCGCACTCGGCGGCACCGCAGTCGGTACGGGACTGAACACCCACGAGGAGTTCCCCGGCCGCGCGGCGGAGTACATCACGAAGGAGACCGGCGTCCAGTTCCGAGAAGCGGACAACCACTTCGAGGCCCAGGCCGCCCACGACGCGATGTCCGAAGCTCACGGCGCACTCCGCGTCGTCGCCGGCTCGCTGAACAAGATCGCCAACGATCTTCGACTGCTGGCCTCCGGACCCCGGAACGGACTCGGCGAGATCGAACAGCCCGAGAACCAGCCCGGCTCCTCGATCATGCCCGGCAAGATCAACCCCGTCGTCGCCGAGGCGGTCAACCAGGTCCACAAACAGGTCGTCGGCAACGACGCCGCCGTCTCCGCCGGCGCCGCCGAGGGCCAGATCGACCTCAACCTCTACAAGCCCGTGCTGGCGCACAACTTCCTCGAGTCGGCGGAACTGATTTCGAACTCGAGCCGGGTCTTCGCCGAGCGCTTCGTCGACCCGCTCGAGGCCAACCGCGAGCACTGCGAGGACCAGGTTGAGCAGTCGATGGCGCTCGCCACCTCGCTCAACGTCCACATCGGCTACGATAAGGCCAGCGAGGTTGCCAAGACCGCGCTCAAGGAGGACAAAACCGTCCGCGAGGTCGTCCTCGAGAAGGGCTATCTCGACGAGGGGGAGGCCGACGAAGTGCTCGACCCGGAGAAGATGACCCACCGCGGGATCCTGGGTCAGGACGACTGA